One genomic segment of Scylla paramamosain isolate STU-SP2022 chromosome 9, ASM3559412v1, whole genome shotgun sequence includes these proteins:
- the LOC135103739 gene encoding uncharacterized protein LOC135103739, producing MPVADAASQSTARARPVHTSPPLTTYRSPPATWVVLGGSRGVFAAVLLGFIFIGSCPAMADRGLSRAGTPKPSQDTPRRASKPSQDTPRRAPQPSQDTPRRASQASQDTPRRASSSSSVSRDSSRPRRDDDDRLRKDNKRTAVGFDGSSVKRLCASKPQQPSGSQQPSGSQQPSGNQQPPGSLQSFVSQPCSDEDPSASDKKFDILTNLLSGLVEKLDNRITRSASPSPVDYGGCHELSPSDNEDGEESERDDPDPLDGLDTISPSFSGSQPATSGDDADFLQALSELSDNFLGEEAKGEPISDSLASIVNASLRRRPVADIVKSTTNRIKIPSNVPNMKVPETNPPIVKAMNTGGKLVDARLTHINGLLLKALVPITQCVSDVGERKGKAVNFYLEGLNDCLRLLISAFNYTNQLRKEVARVHVNDTALAELCKWECEVGTDKLFPFDIVKKCDEMHRTKKLGRPSFRPYKTSRGKSLSFGRQDHRRPYSSRARSKLPSRPFLGLRQSYGRRTQPYKLPQ from the coding sequence ATGCCAGTAGCGGACGCAGCAAGCCAGTCGACAGCGCGCGCTCGTCCAGTCCACACCTCTCCTCCGCTCACGACCTACCGTTCACCACCCGCCACCTGGGTTGTTCTAGGCGGGAGCCGCGGTGTGTTTGCTGCAGTTTTACTTGGCTTCATCTTCATTGGTTCGTGTCCAGCCATGGCGGACCGAGGCCTCAGTCGGGCAGGAACCCCCAAGCCCAGCCAGGACACGCCACGGCGTGCATCCAAGCCCAGCCAGGACACGCCACGGCGTGCACCCCAGCCCAGCCAGGACACGCCACGGCGTGCTTCCCAGGCCAGCCAGGACACGCCAAGgcgtgcttcctcctcctcatctgtctCACGGGACAGTTCACGGCCCAggcgtgatgatgatgaccggTTAAGGAAGGACAATAAGAGGACTGCTGTTGGTTTTGATGGGTCGTCCGTCAAGCGTCTTTGTGCTTCCAAACCACAACAACCGTCCGGCAGTCAACAACCGTCTGGCAGTCAACAACCGTCCGGCAATCAACAACCGCCTGGCAGTCTACAATCATTCGTCAGTCAACCCTGTTCGGACGAGGATCCTTCTGCTTCAGACAAGAAATTTGATATTCTCACCAATCTGTTGAGTGGTTTAGTTGAAAAACTAGACAACCGCATTACACGCAGTGCTTCGCCTTCACCGGTAGATTATGGTGGCTGTCATGAATTGTCCCCTTCTGATAATGAGGACGGTGAAGAGTCTGAGAGAGATGATCCAGACCCCCTAGATGGATTAGACACTATCTCCCCCTCTTTTTCCGGTAGCCAACCCGCTACCTCTGGTGATGACGCAGACTTCCTCCAAGCGTTGAGTGAATTGTCTGACAATTTTTTGGGCGAGGAAGCAAAAGGTGAACCAATTTCTGATTCACTTGCATCAATAGTCAATGCCAGCCTGAGGCGTCGTCCTGTGGCCGACATTGTAAAATCAACCACTAATAGGATTAAAATACCCAGCAATGTGCCCAATATGAAAGTTCCAGAGACTAACCCTCCCATTGTCAAAGCAATGAATACGGGAGGTAAACTTGTGGATGCTCGACTAACCCATATTAATGGACTGTTACTGAAAGCGCTTGTTCCCATTACTCAGTGCGTTAGTGAcgtgggggaaaggaaagggaaggcagtGAATTTTTACCTGGAAGGTTTAAATGATTGCCTTAGGCTACTAATCTCCGCCTTCAATTACACCAACCAGTTACGAAAGGAGGTGGCACGTGTTCACGTCAATGACACTGCTCTTGCAGAACTCTGTAAATGGGAGTGTGAAGTCGGTACTGACAAACTCTTCCCTTTCGACATTGTGAAGAAATGTGATGAAATGCATAGAACCAAGAAGCTGGGAAGGCCGTCCTTCCGCCCCTACAAGACCTCCAGAGGGAAGAGCTTATCCTTCGGTAGACAGGACCACAGGAGACCTTACAGCTCACGAGCCCGGTCAAAGCTTCCTTCAAGGCCTTTTTTAGGCCTGCGGCAGTCTTACGGGAGGAGGACGCAGCCATACAAACTTCCCCAGTAA